GTGAGGATGTGCAGGTGCACCGGCATGTCGAGGTCCTGGGAGGCCGCCCAGTAGCGCTCGTAGTGGTCCGAGGTGAACGGCAGGTCGGGGTGGGGCACCTGCCAGATCAGGGTGCCGAGCATCCCGGCCTTCCGGCAGCGTTCCATCTCGGCCACCGCGTGGTCCATGTCGAAGGCGGAGATGAGGGCGATGCCGAAGAGTCGGTCAGGGGCGCCCTGGCAGTATTCGATGAGCCAGTCGTTGTAGGTGCGGAACAGGCCTTCCTGCAGCTTTGCGTCGTCGACGCAGAAGAAACCCAGTCCCAGGCTCGGGTAGAGCACCTCGCCGGACACGCCGTCGATGGCCATGTCCTTGACGCGCTCCACCGGGTCCCAGCCCCCGGGCCGGGCCACGGAGAAGCCGGCCCGGCGGAATTCCTCCACCTGTTCTGGCCGCTGCCCCGCCATGAACAGCCCGCCCACGGCCTGCGGGATCACGTCGGGGCCTCCGAACATCCAGGCGTCACGCCCCTCGTCGAAGTAGGCCTTGGGTGCCCGGTCCCGCAGGGACGACGGCAACCCCTTCTCCCAGAGGTCCGGGACCTCGATCACATGCGAGTCTGCCGAGATGATGGCTTCTTCCATGACGGTTCCTCCTTTTCAGGCGTTCGTTTTATCCGTTTCTGCTGTATTTCTTTCAATTCCTCTTCATGCCGCTGCTACCGGCTTGAGTTGGGCGCTTTGTCGCGGAGTACCGGCGCCGCTCGAGCTCGTGCTCGAAGCTCACGAGCCGCCGGATCAGGGCATTGTACCGCGAGTGCGCGTCGTCAGGATAGCGTTGTCCGACTGCGTGATAAAGAGCAAGCTCCGGGTGATGCGGCAAGCGTCCGTCGTCCGGCACCGGGATTCCCAAGCTCCGTAGCCGCGGCGCCCCGACTGCGACGAGCAACGCCTCGATGCTGAGTTCCCCCCGGCGGAGCGCCTCGACACCGGCCGCCACCAACTCCGCTCCAGGAATGCCGTCACCCGGCGCCACCATGGAACTTGCCTCCGGCAAAACTTTCGACCTTCGCTCGGAACGCGTCCGGGTCAAGGGCGGGATAACGGACGATGTCCGGTGTGATGGCGTCGAACCAGCGGACAAGTCCCGCTACGTTGATCAACCCGCGCGCCGTCATCTGCCGCGCATCGTCCAGATCAATCCCGTGCCCGCGCTCGATCTTTGCCAGTGCCTGTGCATAGAAATCGTAGTGAAAGAAGTCTACTGATCCATGGCGAACGATGAACGGGCTGCGTTCCTTCCAGCCCGGCACCGGCGGAATGAAATCGTCCGGCGCAGCCAACTCGACGTTCATGTCGAGTTCGCTCTTCAGCCTTGCGATGGCGTTGAAGATGCCCTCCGGCTCCGGGTCAAGCTTCAGGTCCGCATCGACAGTGGTCGGTCGCCATCCGATCATCACCGCACACGCGCCCCCGACCAAGTAAACGCGCCCCGGCCCCTTGGCCAGACGGCCAATGCCCTGTATCAGCCGCTCGATCTTTCTCGCGTCGCTCGCCGCGCGCATCAGAGACTCGCTGGCCTCACACTATCACATCCATGCAACCTGGACACCCCGTGAACTCACCCTTCCGCCGCCGCCTCCCTGCCCGCGATGTAGCCCTGCACGGTGCAGCGGCCCATGCCGTGTTGGTTGAAGCCGCCGGCGGACTCGCCGCCGCAGTAGAGGCCGGGGATGATCTCGCCGTTCATGTCGAGAACCTGGCATTTTTCGTTGATGCGCAGGCCGGCTCGGCTGTCGTGGACCAGGGGGGTGCCCCAGGCGGCGTAGAAGGGCGGCTTCTCAATCTTGTACTTGGGAGAGGGCTTGCCGAAGTCTTTGTCCGTGCCGGAGTCCACGAAGCTGTTGTAGCGCCGCACCGTGGCCTCCAGGACGGCGCCGCTCATGGGCGCGGCTTGCCAGGGGTTTTCGATGGCGGCGGCCAGGTCGGCCAGGGTGCCGGCGGTGAAGAAGTAGCCGTCCGGGTCGACGTAGGGCGGGGTGACGTTCCAGCCCTCGCGTTCCACCGCGTCGGCGTCGAAGATGGCCCATACCGGTCCGCCCGAGTAGTCGGGAGGCTTGGAGGAGGCGTTCATGGCCACCGCGGCGTTGAAGAAGTTGGAGTGATGGGGGTCATACTTGATGTGGGTGTTGCGGTGGTCGCCGGGCGTGTACGGATCGATGTCCCCGTGCTTGTTGCCCTCGGGGTAATCTCCCTGGGTCTCGTCGTAGAAGCGCTCGCCCACCTGGTTCACCAGGATCAGGTCATGCCAGTCCTTGACGGACAGGCCCGCGGCTCGCACCAGCGGGAATATGGGGCTCTCCAGCTCCCACGGCATGTAGTTCCAGCGCGTGCCCAGGGCGCGCTGCACGCGGATGTTGTCGCCGTTCTCCAGGACTTGGTTGGCCAGGCCCCAGAGGGAGGCGCCCACGGCCATGGCGGCGATCTCGCCGCTGCCGTCCTGATAGGTGTAGGGCTCGCCGGCCACCTGGTAGACGTCGGTGAGCCGGGGGTCGAACATGCGCCGGAAGTTCACGTTGCTGGTACTGCCGCCGGTGGCGACGATGACCGCCTTGTGGGCGCGGATGGTCAGGCTCGGCTCGGTGCGGTCGACGTTGCCTTCGGAGCGGTAACTCCGGAGCGGGGTGGTGCTTCCCGGCATGACGGTAGGCGTGTGCTCGGCGGTGATCCCGACGACCCGCCCGGCGGTCCCCTCCCGGACGATGGAGGACATCTTGTAGTTCAGCAGGAACTTCACGCCCTTCTCCCGGGCGCTGGCCTCCAGGGGGCGCACCAAGCCGGTGCCGGGCCTGGCGTTGGGACTGGCCAGGCCGGCGCCGTGCTCCCAGTAGGTATGGTTTTCCCGGTGCGCCGAGTTGCCGGTGGAATGGGCGCCCCGGCTGTCGGGCGGACCTTCCTTGAACTTCACGCCGTTGGCCACCAGGAATTCGTAGGTCTGCGCACAGTGGTCGGCGAAGGCCCGGATCACCGCCCGGTCGCTGTAGCGGTAGTCCGGGGAGCCGTTAACCTGCACCACCGACCAGTCCGTGAGGTCGGCGAACACCGTGTCCGGAGAGTCCTCGATGCCGTACTGGCGCTGGACGCTGGTGCCGCCTCCCAGCGGCACGTTGCCGCCGCTGATGATGGCGTGGCCGCCCACGTCGTAGTTGGTCTCCACCACCAGGACGGACGCGCCCGCGTCCGCCGCCACGATGGCCGCGGGCAACCCGGTGGCGCCCGATCCGATGATGACGACGTCCGCCGAAAGGTCCGGTTCCGTCGGTAGTCCTGGTGATTCCTGTGCCATCGGGTCTCTCTCCTTCCCTTGTTCGGTTTGTGGATTGGTTGCGTTCACCTGAACGCAGGTATGACTTTTGTCGCGAAGAGCTCGACGCTGCGAAGCTCGTCATGGGTAAAGTAATGGATGAATTCCGCGACGCCAAGTTCGACGAATCCCTGGATACGCTGGATGCACTCCTCCGGGGTCCCGGCGATGCGGGCGTCCAGGTAGGCGGTGTGCGGCAGCGCCAGCGCCTCGGCGGCACGGGCGAAGTCTTCCCGGTTCTCGCCGATGATCGTGCCGGCCCACAGCGAGCGTCC
This portion of the Deltaproteobacteria bacterium genome encodes:
- a CDS encoding amidohydrolase family protein, translating into MEEAIISADSHVIEVPDLWEKGLPSSLRDRAPKAYFDEGRDAWMFGGPDVIPQAVGGLFMAGQRPEQVEEFRRAGFSVARPGGWDPVERVKDMAIDGVSGEVLYPSLGLGFFCVDDAKLQEGLFRTYNDWLIEYCQGAPDRLFGIALISAFDMDHAVAEMERCRKAGMLGTLIWQVPHPDLPFTSDHYERYWAASQDLDMPVHLHILTGFGDSMHRQTSTGMKRYRIGVEQTREIEDALFDIIFSGVLERYPNLKVVSVENEIGWMPFWLGQCDKNFRRHRHAQPLSIDKLPSEYFHRQVYATFFNDHIGGRLLGWWGADNCMWSNDYPHQNSTWPNSRDVIARDLGSLEAGDRSKLLTNNVARLYNLNVSPLEDAA
- a CDS encoding FAD-dependent oxidoreductase, producing MAQESPGLPTEPDLSADVVIIGSGATGLPAAIVAADAGASVLVVETNYDVGGHAIISGGNVPLGGGTSVQRQYGIEDSPDTVFADLTDWSVVQVNGSPDYRYSDRAVIRAFADHCAQTYEFLVANGVKFKEGPPDSRGAHSTGNSAHRENHTYWEHGAGLASPNARPGTGLVRPLEASAREKGVKFLLNYKMSSIVREGTAGRVVGITAEHTPTVMPGSTTPLRSYRSEGNVDRTEPSLTIRAHKAVIVATGGSTSNVNFRRMFDPRLTDVYQVAGEPYTYQDGSGEIAAMAVGASLWGLANQVLENGDNIRVQRALGTRWNYMPWELESPIFPLVRAAGLSVKDWHDLILVNQVGERFYDETQGDYPEGNKHGDIDPYTPGDHRNTHIKYDPHHSNFFNAAVAMNASSKPPDYSGGPVWAIFDADAVEREGWNVTPPYVDPDGYFFTAGTLADLAAAIENPWQAAPMSGAVLEATVRRYNSFVDSGTDKDFGKPSPKYKIEKPPFYAAWGTPLVHDSRAGLRINEKCQVLDMNGEIIPGLYCGGESAGGFNQHGMGRCTVQGYIAGREAAAEG